The following coding sequences are from one Limnobacter sp. SAORIC-580 window:
- a CDS encoding EscU/YscU/HrcU family type III secretion system export apparatus switch protein produces MSGEKTLPATKKKIDDARKKGQVSVSKDIMIVSKLMVAYAVIFWLIPGYRKQFSELMDVIVASGFQSNHHFSADIISAAFQVFLLITFPLAAVCAITATLLTWAQIGFLVAPEAAQPSFKKLDFVQNFKNIFSKKSILQLLLSLCKVAIVAWVVFLVFAGMLNDMVYSYRAGMEQLLFILGGVLKKVIFMTLATFIVVALIDWFIERSNFLKNLKMSHSDLKEEQKQLYGNPEIIQHRKREHRNLLNSSLSRIDRSKVIVANPSHISVALDYEPGIHDVPYIVAMGEDSDALEIRRRAKELGIPIIVNVRLARMIYNDCLEDEYIQREHLELAAEVFRAVFQLSASSQNVSSAIDKGSPNDSPGPH; encoded by the coding sequence ATGAGCGGAGAAAAAACCCTTCCAGCAACAAAAAAGAAAATAGATGATGCGCGCAAGAAGGGACAGGTGTCGGTGAGTAAAGACATCATGATTGTGTCCAAATTGATGGTTGCCTACGCGGTCATTTTTTGGCTCATACCAGGTTATCGGAAACAATTCTCGGAATTGATGGACGTGATTGTGGCTTCAGGGTTTCAATCCAATCATCACTTTTCAGCTGATATAATTTCTGCTGCTTTTCAGGTATTTCTGTTGATTACATTCCCACTGGCTGCTGTGTGTGCTATCACCGCAACCTTACTGACTTGGGCTCAAATTGGTTTTCTGGTGGCTCCGGAAGCGGCCCAACCTTCATTCAAAAAACTTGATTTTGTTCAAAACTTCAAGAATATTTTTTCAAAGAAATCGATACTTCAACTGTTGCTTTCGTTGTGCAAAGTAGCCATCGTGGCTTGGGTGGTTTTTTTGGTGTTTGCTGGCATGTTGAATGACATGGTTTATAGCTACCGAGCTGGTATGGAACAGTTGTTGTTCATTTTGGGGGGAGTTTTGAAGAAAGTAATTTTCATGACTTTGGCCACGTTTATCGTAGTAGCGCTTATTGACTGGTTCATCGAGAGAAGCAACTTCCTGAAGAATCTGAAAATGAGTCACAGCGATTTGAAAGAAGAGCAGAAGCAATTGTACGGTAATCCGGAAATTATTCAACATCGCAAGCGTGAGCATCGCAATCTTCTTAATTCGTCTTTAAGTCGTATTGATCGTTCAAAAGTAATTGTGGCCAACCCAAGCCATATTTCAGTTGCACTGGATTATGAACCCGGCATACATGATGTACCTTACATTGTGGCCATGGGTGAAGATTCGGATGCACTCGAAATTCGCAGACGTGCAAAAGAATTGGGAATTCCAATCATTGTGAATGTGAGGCTGGCGAGGATGATTTACAACGACTGTCTGGAGGATGAGTACATTCAGCGAGAACATCTAGAGTTAGCTGCTGAAGTCTTTCGTGCAGTCTTTCAGTTGTCCGCTTCAAGTCAGAACGTGTCGTCAGCAATTGACAAGGGATCGCCCAACGACTCACCCGGACCGCATTGA
- the sctE gene encoding type III secretion system translocon subunit SctE codes for MSTSGPSLLSPTANGEAAPLSEDSFFESLALFTLENLTKARETLTYMMEGLEGTERAKVAYIRDQVDKFIEQLKKSKAGGILGKIFKALGIIGLILAALVACLVPTPMTVAVFAVALVMVMEPLLAEAGGYDSLIQKGMGAMMKGLTDVFGPIGGAIVGAIILVVLIVLVTAAAASGLSMAGSALSSSTSTAAQMLRQLPTFLQGIITGELTAAQQAALLRFLEATEACITAAQGGLQVGMGVLQYEVAKLMHAFNIDQAFIDLINQLLESVGQDIASYQEAINRLIQMMPQLFAPLQA; via the coding sequence ATGAGCACCTCAGGCCCAAGCCTTTTGTCCCCTACCGCGAACGGCGAAGCAGCACCACTTTCTGAAGATTCATTTTTTGAGAGTCTGGCGTTGTTTACCTTGGAAAATCTGACCAAGGCCAGAGAGACTCTCACCTACATGATGGAAGGTCTGGAGGGTACAGAACGCGCAAAAGTCGCGTACATTCGCGACCAGGTTGACAAGTTCATTGAGCAACTCAAGAAATCCAAAGCTGGCGGCATTCTGGGGAAAATCTTTAAGGCCCTTGGTATTATCGGTCTGATCCTGGCGGCATTGGTGGCATGCCTGGTACCCACCCCCATGACAGTGGCTGTATTTGCCGTTGCCCTGGTGATGGTGATGGAGCCCTTGCTGGCAGAGGCTGGGGGATATGACTCCCTGATTCAAAAAGGCATGGGCGCCATGATGAAAGGCCTGACCGATGTGTTCGGGCCGATCGGTGGCGCAATTGTTGGTGCCATTATTCTTGTTGTGCTTATTGTATTGGTCACAGCGGCAGCTGCAAGTGGTCTTTCCATGGCTGGCTCTGCGCTGTCAAGCTCTACATCGACAGCAGCTCAAATGCTTCGCCAGCTACCTACATTCCTGCAAGGAATAATCACAGGGGAACTGACCGCCGCGCAACAGGCAGCGCTTCTGCGCTTTCTCGAAGCCACGGAGGCTTGCATCACTGCTGCCCAGGGTGGCCTTCAAGTGGGTATGGGCGTACTTCAGTACGAGGTGGCCAAGTTGATGCATGCCTTCAACATAGACCAAGCCTTCATCGATTTGATTAATCAGCTGTTGGAATCTGTTGGTCAGGATATCGCCTCTTATCAGGAGGCAATTAATCGCCTGATTCAAATGATGCCCCAGCTTTTTGCCCCTCTTCAAGCCTGA
- the sctC gene encoding type III secretion system outer membrane ring subunit SctC, translating to MKKWIKAITLASLIMVQGAWLQAASAAKAEMRIYMAQEESSKRALETMLDMLGLRLNTNAINTRPISGKFEFSNVEELMAYFRSSFRINWFQNGTQVYVYRSDDWRTQKIFVGGARSNDDWKDLLTSAGLFYKEFPFAINSDTKELIVSGPRSYLNLLREAFEQAPPDPSEIAKHGIELMVFPLQYASVEDRQTTLRGATLTTPGALSVLLNLLGLPNQRMTASPENKKAGMIVDGAGQQTAGMGLLQGNNYRAQVMSPTTLTPPKEAPQTEKKEEAPVSVTADPRTNSILVRDAKSKFDYYKQLIDKLDRPLPMIEVEAMLVEVDQRGLNELGLEFGFQSSHLLYDFPGSGVNSPSLTIPGASTIVDPVRFLARLKALSADENAKVLARPTIVTQDNVSAYIDLSQTLYLQVLGERVADVVPVTAGSLLQVTPRLVKEGGDDRIFLRIEIQDGNITQNMQSAQSISAPSIQNTSLSTQALIQREKAILIGGYNRESEGDKDYRVPVLGSLPFIGAAFSSKQKQRQNVARLFLITPRLIEDPPHNSESTRAAINSLQKSFKLTGENLQPTPALRLDNRLEGVR from the coding sequence ATGAAGAAGTGGATTAAAGCAATAACGCTGGCCTCCCTGATCATGGTTCAGGGCGCATGGTTGCAAGCGGCATCTGCAGCAAAAGCAGAAATGAGAATCTACATGGCCCAGGAAGAATCCTCCAAGAGAGCACTGGAAACCATGCTGGACATGCTTGGACTGCGCTTGAATACAAACGCGATTAACACTCGCCCAATCAGCGGAAAGTTTGAATTCTCCAACGTCGAAGAGTTAATGGCTTACTTCCGTAGCTCCTTTCGCATCAACTGGTTCCAAAATGGTACCCAAGTCTATGTTTATCGGTCTGATGACTGGCGAACCCAAAAAATATTCGTTGGCGGCGCTCGCAGCAATGACGACTGGAAGGATTTGCTGACATCTGCTGGGCTTTTCTACAAGGAATTCCCATTCGCAATTAATTCCGACACCAAGGAACTGATCGTGTCTGGACCCAGAAGCTACCTGAACCTGTTGCGTGAAGCCTTTGAACAAGCCCCACCCGACCCTTCTGAAATTGCGAAGCACGGCATTGAGTTGATGGTTTTTCCGCTTCAATACGCATCCGTCGAAGATCGCCAAACAACACTGAGGGGTGCCACACTAACCACACCTGGTGCCTTATCGGTATTGCTCAATCTGTTGGGTTTACCAAACCAGCGTATGACAGCATCCCCAGAAAACAAAAAGGCAGGCATGATTGTTGATGGTGCCGGGCAACAAACTGCTGGCATGGGTTTGCTACAAGGTAACAACTACCGTGCCCAAGTCATGTCACCAACCACTCTTACTCCACCAAAAGAAGCACCCCAAACAGAAAAAAAAGAAGAAGCTCCGGTCAGTGTTACTGCAGACCCGCGCACAAACTCAATTCTGGTTCGTGATGCGAAAAGTAAATTTGACTACTACAAACAACTGATTGATAAACTGGATCGTCCGCTGCCCATGATCGAAGTGGAAGCGATGTTGGTGGAAGTTGATCAACGCGGCTTGAATGAACTGGGTCTTGAATTTGGATTTCAATCCAGTCATCTACTTTACGATTTCCCCGGTTCTGGCGTGAACTCCCCCAGTCTTACCATTCCAGGCGCCAGTACCATTGTGGACCCAGTACGCTTTCTAGCCCGTCTGAAAGCCTTATCCGCTGATGAAAATGCAAAGGTATTAGCTCGCCCAACAATTGTCACCCAGGACAACGTATCGGCTTATATAGATTTGAGTCAAACCCTGTACCTGCAGGTATTGGGTGAACGAGTGGCAGATGTAGTACCTGTGACGGCAGGCAGCTTGCTTCAAGTGACGCCCAGGCTGGTAAAGGAAGGAGGCGACGACCGCATCTTCCTGCGCATTGAAATTCAGGATGGCAACATCACTCAGAATATGCAAAGCGCGCAAAGCATCTCTGCTCCCAGCATTCAAAATACATCTCTAAGTACGCAGGCATTGATTCAACGCGAAAAAGCCATCTTGATTGGTGGCTACAATCGCGAATCTGAAGGCGACAAAGATTACCGAGTCCCGGTTCTTGGCTCACTGCCATTCATCGGAGCTGCATTCTCCAGCAAGCAGAAACAACGCCAGAATGTAGCTCGTCTGTTTTTGATTACACCAAGGCTGATCGAAGACCCACCACACAACTCCGAATCCACTCGCGCAGCCATCAACTCGCTTCAAAAGTCATTCAAACTCACAGGTGAAAACCTGCAACCAACGCCCGCATTGCGCTTGGATAACCGACTGGAGGGTGTTCGATGA
- a CDS encoding HrpE/YscL family type III secretion apparatus protein yields MSISYTEERMLNLLRKIRFPADVQIHDHLIPARTLKFAQNHHDIVAYARDEAESIIRAANQEANRIREQARQEIAESMQQDLKSIRRTMRQRVKALADTSARICIDISVAALSEFLNTVPDRIKIEKLVKALLEHSLSNQELVLECTTCQINLVQESLGKVISNQAMLRKWEVQIADDLQPFELRIKAAKGSEIQVSIENLMALYKREIENLQKEIKDSIATKGNQYEEVD; encoded by the coding sequence ATGTCGATCAGCTATACGGAGGAGCGAATGCTTAATCTCCTGCGCAAAATACGCTTTCCAGCTGATGTTCAGATTCACGATCATCTCATTCCAGCACGCACATTAAAGTTCGCACAGAACCACCATGACATCGTTGCATACGCGCGCGATGAGGCTGAGTCGATCATTCGCGCAGCCAATCAAGAGGCTAACCGGATTCGAGAGCAAGCCAGACAGGAAATTGCTGAATCCATGCAACAGGACCTCAAATCGATTCGGAGAACCATGCGTCAGAGAGTTAAAGCACTTGCCGACACTTCTGCAAGAATTTGTATCGATATCAGCGTAGCCGCATTGAGCGAGTTTTTAAACACAGTACCCGATCGAATCAAAATCGAAAAACTGGTGAAAGCTTTGCTTGAGCATTCCTTAAGCAATCAAGAACTGGTCCTTGAATGTACTACTTGTCAAATCAATCTGGTTCAGGAATCGCTGGGCAAAGTTATATCGAACCAAGCAATGCTGCGCAAGTGGGAAGTACAAATCGCCGACGACCTTCAACCCTTTGAACTAAGAATCAAGGCAGCGAAAGGCTCTGAAATTCAGGTGTCAATTGAAAATCTGATGGCTTTATACAAACGAGAGATTGAAAACCTGCAAAAAGAAATCAAGGATTCAATCGCTACCAAAGGTAATCAATATGAAGAAGTGGATTAA